AAGCCGACTTTAAGCTAGGCTTGGTACCAACCTGTTCCTCCAGTAGTTGGAACCCTTGGGGTTCTTTTCATAGTCCACATCGTAGTAGGCCACCAACAGATCCTTCCCCTTCAGCTGATCCTTGTTGTCTTCGGTCATGTACGGGCACATTCCAAAGCTGCAGAAGAAGGAAACCATAACAGCCAGTTGGTTTCACAAAAGTCTGTCGGTCAACTTCTACAAGTTTTACATAATGTTCTTTAGAGAGATGGATTTACACAAAAAACAGGGCAATGTTTAACTGAGGCCAACATTGTAATTTGAAAATGTCTGCAGACCCTATTCTGGATAAATCTTTCTGCCTGAAAGCCAGGGGGTGATTAGGATTCTAGGAGTCATTTATATTGTTGAGTAGAGCGGGAATCCGTGGATGTAATATAAACAAAACAGGCCAGCTAAGCATTTGGTCAAATAGGATCCGCACACTCACATGTTGTCCTGGATGAACTTCTTGATCTTGCTGCTGGTGAAGGCGTCCTCACTGTACGCCACGGTGCTCTCCTCAAACTTGTTCTTGAGCACCGTGGGTCTGAAGAGGATCACTCCGCTGTAAAGCAAACAGAGACACGCTTCAGATGTCATTCTGCATGATCTCCGAACTTCTCTTACTTGGTTTTAAAACTCTAACAAGAGAACACTAAATCAAGGATGAACTGCAAGAGAAGTACAACATACTCTGCCTCGACACCCTGTTGCTGCAAGAGTTCCTCAGAGTTGGTGTGGGCGAAGCGGTACGACTCCCTCAGTGCACTGGCTGCCTTGAGGAACTCTGCCTGGGCTGCACTTCCACCATCAGCGAAGAACCCTGTAAAGAAAAGAGGATATTCAAGAAGGGGTGCCAATCATCTCTACCTGTCTACCTCCTCAGCTCTTGAGTATAGCAGTATCCATGTTTGGTGAAGTAGTTGATTATGCATTTTTGCACACATTGATGCACTAATGGATTGTGAATAGTGCCTCGGAAGTGCTCACCAATTTTAAAAACTTGCAAAAGTTAATTCCAGATAAATATAACTTGTAGTTCCTTAGAATAAAAGGGCAGAAATGTGTCAAAGTCTGGCTGAACTTCTACAGTTACTGTTGAGCCACACCCTTACCAATACCATTTAAGAATTGCAACGGTGGTGCATAAAAAGGAAAACAAGACATTTCAAATCTTTACCAATGTACACAAATGAATGGATTGTTGCAGTAGAATGTCGGGGGGAAAAGACCCCTCCAGCTACTCACCTACAACACATGCGTCTTTGCCTGACAGCAGCTTGTCAAACTCGGCCTGAGTCTGGAGCGCCACAGAGGCCGGACCCGCCTGTTTCTTCAGGTGGCTAACGATGCCGTCTGGaaggagccaatcagagggagaAGAACATGAATTGGTGTGGCCCCTGGATAACAACCCACAACATGGGTTTGAACAACAAGTTAATGGTATGCAGCAGGGCTCTCAGCTAAAGCGTGAAGTTAAGTAGGGCTACATTAAGCATTATTATTCTGATAAGGTAACCAACCAACAGTCGGCAGCAGGGGGCGGCCCCTAGATTAGAAGGCAAACGCTCAAACCACCAAGGAAAATGGTCGGCAAATTAAATTACTCTCAAGGATACTGAATGAGAGGTTTACCATAGGGGACTTGTCAACTGTTGAGAGACATCAGACAGATAGTCACCTGCGGTTCTGGGACCATCATAGCCACCAGCGTCCTCCCCATCCCTGAAGATCTTGAGAGTCGGGTACCCACTGACTCCATACTTGCTACAGACAGTGTTGCTTGATGTGCAGTCAACCTTGAATgtaattaaaaataatgaaaatcACATGATAACATTGGCACAGTTTGGCCATCAATGCAATACAGAGTGAGTTTCAAAGTCCATTAGGTGATGCAATACCTTGGCCAATGCGACAATGCCCTTAAGGCGAGTGGCTGCTACTTCAAACTCAGGTGCAAGTCGTTTACAATGGCCACACCTAAGTGAAAGAAAGGATAGGATTATTTGTTGTACACGATTAATGCCTCAGAGGAAATCTTTACCATGCGTTAAATACGATACCAAGATAATTGATTTAGGTGCAAGTAATCATGTTAGTTGTCATCGATCAGGAAAGCAAGCCCCAATCTGACAAAATCAATTTAGTGAGCCTAAACTTGAATGACAATATTAAGGTGGAACGGTAAGAATATTACGTTAGTTAATAAAATTTGTTACTGTGATAAAATACCAAGGCGTTCAAGCGTGTTCATGTTTTCCATCGAGAACTACAGAACAGTATAGCAGGGGCCAATCAGAGGTGTCCACCAAAACTTCCCAGGCCAATCAGAACGTTACAACAGTGTAGGGCCGAACCACACACTAACTTCCTTAGCATTTTCACGTCGTGGTCATTTCGAAAGGAACATTTTACAGCTGACCTGGTGGATTAAAAAGGGTCTCGCAAAATATTTAAGCTACGTGCAATTGGGCTGGATGATAATGGCATTTCTTTGCCGTTCATGCATAATGTAGTAGCAAATCGAGTAGGTTTTGCCATGGCATTAGCCGCTAACCGGCTAAGATAGTGGTAGGAGTGTAGTTCAAATGCAAGAAAGACCtcccaaaaagaaaatgtttcgTTTCTGCTAAATCGAATCGACAACGAAACCTTATCTATGGATGGCATTGATTAAGCCATTTCCGACATTTCAATTAAAGAATGATAAGCAACGTAAGAGCCTGTTTGAAGCACCCAGCAGTTTACAGCCCATTTTACATTAATTGCACGAAACCCTTTTTGCATAGTAGTCTACAATTTCAAAGCACTAGATACACATGACTTACCAAGGGGCGAAAAACTCTACAAGAATCATATCATGGTTTCCGATCCTGCTTTCGAAATCGTCATCTGTGAATTCTAGGACGTCGCTGGCCTGGGTACACCCGGCGAAAAAAGCTAAAACCAATAATCTCAACATTTCAGTGATGGAGATGGTCTTTACGGTAGAAAACGCCGTGCAAATGAGATACAGGTCGCCTCTATCGATGAGATATAGGCAGAAGGGGATTCCGTAAGACCAAATGTAGGCTTCGATTTGAAAGAGAAAGCGTTGGTGAGGCTACGATAAGCGGGCCCTCTAAACTAACCAGAGTGTGGCATCCTACCATTGGGTTTTGAACCTCGTCATTCTATCTCCGTCAGCCAATAAGAAGAAGGCACACATTATAGCCTTGTTTCAGTACCAATCCGAGTTCTTCAAAGTAAACATTTCTTGTGACGAATTGGTAGTAATGCCGAGAGAGATTTATATTGATCTTAATCAATACTATGTCTACTATAATTTGTCATCAGCTTCGAAGTTACCTCATTAACTTGGTATGTTGTAGAAGTTGGTTTGAGTAAGTAAAGGGTGAACACCTAgatctttattatttttatcggTTTCGTTAGGTTCAGAGTTCAAACATGACCTAGCCGGATGTATATTTATTCAGGAAGAAAATTAAAGAAACGTTGCATATATTCCTGTGataatacaaatgtaaatatGCAGACCTATGAAATGAGATGGGGATTAAAACACCAGTAGTGGACAACatgtattaaaatatattttattattattgtgatgTTAATAATGatatccattcattcatccaagaTCAATGGCTTCTAATTTGGTGATTCTATTCAGATTGGttcattgtttttgtaaagttttatttcatgatgtaGGCCCTATTATTAAACAAAAGTGAGGACACAGCACAGACAATGCTTTCAGGTCCTCCTCCGTCACGCTAACTTTCGTGTTCTGAGTGTCCTTGGTTGCTATCTGTGCAGGAACATGTAATTCAGTCGCCCATGGTAACAGATAATCTATGCTCCATTATGTACGCATAATTCTAACTAAACACAGATCTCAGGTTACTTCGAATGGAATGGAAAATTACACGTCATCCGAAAGTAATGTAACATATTGGAATATATTTATTAGGAAGGAGGAGGATTGAGTGACTCAATGAATGTGTGACGAAGCTCTCACCTAATTGTGGGTATAAGCCTACTTATTTAGCTGTGGGCAGTGTTGTAGGCCTAACTATGTTTTTCACACGGTAAAGAGGTAGACCTTCAACACATGGCTTGGCGGCTCCAAGTGACACAGTTCTAACGCTGCTGAAAAAATGAAGGAAGTAATCCTGGTTTTACACTAGTGGGTGTAACCTAATTAACTGGTGTCCGGTTGTGTGTCGTTTACAAAGTAGGAGGGTTCTTATTTGCTGACCTGATAATACCTAAAAGTTGTCATATGATACTCTCAAAGATAACAATCGTTTTGTTAAGGAGGCCTACAGCTACATGACCACCCTATGCATTATATGATGTAGGCCTGTAGGTTATTCATGGAAAATGTTCACATGTTATATACATTATTGAAAGAATGGTGTAGCCTACATTGTACTTATAACGTCGAAGATATGGCTGCTtaacatttatttgtatttattcataaattATTTGTCCGGGACAGTACTTTTATCGACATTTTAGTTTACATTTAAACGTAGAGTTAGCAACaatttacaaaaaaacatatACCATAAATTGACTTTGGAATTAGGGTTTGGCCCCGGCATAGGCCAAAACAACTAATAGAAAATCGACTACACTGTCTAATAAGCAAACAGCGGCTACACATAGGTTGAAATCTTGTTCCTCTGTTTGATCTGTTCTTTAAAACGAAATTCACGTTTAATTATTTATCCAGAATTCAAAGTAAATTAACCAGTTTATTAGAATGTCCTTCCTGCCCTCTATTATGTGTGAAATTAGGTTACCTAAACCCTAGGCCTATTTTAGTGTATTGGATTTTTAGCGTAAAAAATACAGAATCAGTATTCAACGAATTAGTgaaatatatgaatgaatgaatcattgTTGCAGTAAGATGGGtcaaccactagagggcgcgctCTCTCGATGATACATGCACCAGTTGTCATTGAAAATACGCTGTCAAACAGCTGTCGTCAGTGATCGAAATTGTAGTCAGGAGCAGGAATACAACAGTGAAGGTTGCAAATATTGCCTATATTGTATATCTTAGTTGTGATGAATCTGCAATTTGTTTCCTAAAATGCAAAATAATAAATTGAAACGAATGCAGTGCATGCCACTGCGAAAAGAGAAGGTCATTAACAGCAGCACAAATTATTTGGAGAAAAGCCCTTCATGTTTGTTTCCCAAATTGAAGCACACAACTGTAATTTTGGTCAACTTTGAATGTTACCCTTGGCCAAGACCTTGGGTTGGCAGCTGATCCTTTTAATCTCATAAGAGCTGCCCTCCAGACTGGCTCCTGCTTACAGTAAAGCTAAAGAGGAAGTCCAAAACATACTGAAATGATTAAGAGCCAGAAACTATGACTAGGGTGTGACTGTTTCTTAGTGTTCCATAACAATGCTGTTatggcttttttttgttttgtgataTAGATATGTCAGGCAAAACCTTTGTTTATTAGCCTGTACATGTTTGAGATGGGGGGtctttcctttgtgtgtgtgtgtgtgtgtgtgtgtgtgtgtgtgtgtgtgtgtgtgtgtgtgtgtgtgtgtgtgtgtgtgtgtgtgtgtgtgtgtgtgtgcgcgtatgtgtgccCCAGATTTGAGCATTATTCTCGGAGCCCCTTCAGTCTTGAGTTGGAGTCCCTGTTTCCTCGGTGAgctggttgtcatggtaacccAGTCTTCCACTTTCCGTGCCAGAGAACTGAGGTTCACATTATTAGATGCATCGGACGCACTTatggaatataatataataataatatgataatgataatgataatataatataataataataaaataatatataatataatattatatttataataatgataatatatataatatggaGAGATTTGAAAGAGAACAAGGGAGATAAACAGAGATGGAACAAGATGTGAtttagaggaagagagaagggcggtggtgatggtggtggaggtcccCTTCACATCTCAGCTGTGTGTTTCATCTCAACACTGAAGGCCCTGTTGTGAATGTACTACAGTATAGACAACAACACAGTCATTGTGACGGGAGACATGCTGTCTCAGAGCATGCACGTGTCACCAGATTGGGTTTCATTTAAAGCAAACTGCTGGTTTCTTTGTACAGCAATACAGTTACACATGTCCGTATTTTTTCAAATGCATACATATTCACCAGAACAGTGAATTGGGTTTTGGTCAAACATTTTATAATGATCCTGCTACAATAGGACCTTGTTGGGAAATGTCATTATAGTAGAGTCTTGCTATAGTTCTTGTTTAATATTGTCACAATACATCGCCTATGCTTACTTATCACAAACAGGCTGCCGGGCCTTAATATCCATGGTTACAGCAGTCCACTCCGACTTTCAAGTTTGGCCTTAGTAAATCCGGACAAAGTCCACTCAGAAACAAATAGCAGTATCAAGTTAAGGAATCATTTAAGGAAACATTGCGACAAAAGGAAAGCTAGGACAAGTGTACTGCTAAATAGATggtttctttaataaaacaggCTACATTAAGACAATCAATGGTTGAGGTGAAATGATATTGCTTCCTTAGCATATAGTGAGTCCAACCCAGTAAGCTTGACttcatttgttttaaaatgacatTTAAAATGACTTAAGacccagttgttgttgttgttgttgttgtcaatgttaatgttgttattgttgttgttagaGCATTGCTAAACCTCCCGGTTGACCCTGAGTCTTAGTGGTCGCTCTGTCCAGATCGACCTTGGATggtaacaaaaaacacacacacacactccacacaatGGAGATCAGCGAACAAATGGTTTAAAGGTGCTATAGGTAAGATTCAAGAGCTctaatttgagtgtaatttgtaaGAAATGCCATCGCCATCTGTCAGCTGTCACTGAGTTAAGTGCattgtgagaatatctgttctgtTTGGCTCCATGCCTGCCTCTCTTCCCTGCGAgatggaatccatcttgccAGTGAACTGCAAGCATGTCTGCAACACAACACattcctgacgagctggctgtcgccttgcatggttgactctgccgtcggtgtgtcaatgtgtgtattaaccgatgtaagtcgctttggataaaagcgtctgctaaatgccctaattgtcaTTGTaccctgccctctctctttaaAGAACGGTcaaatcgtacctacagcagctttaacTATACAATCACAATGTTATAGATGTCTTCAGATTTAAGTTAAGTATGTCCAGTTAATACCGGGCATTGAATAACACACAAAGTATAGATCATGCTTGAGGAGAGATTATAGgcaactgggggggggggggggggggggggcacacaaaGCTGATTGATGAATCCTGAATGTATGAATGGTTGCCAAGACAAAAGTAGTCTGGTGCGCTCCGTTGGAAGCATGGCTGTATATTAAtaatacactatatatataatgataGACTGTATATGTATTTAGATATAACATAATCTAGATTATATTACAGAGGGGTGTACAATGCAGATATCAGCCAGGAATATAGGTAGACACCATGACTGCTGCAGGCATGGTGGAATATCTATGGGCGCAAACCGGGAGCatctgtgcatgtatgtgttcgGCCCAGGGGGGTTATGGGGAGGGGTTGTTCaggaaggggggaaggggggggggggtctagtctCCTTTGGGTGGTGCAGGCACTTTGATATCTTGGCCCTTCTCCAGTTTCTTCTCACACTCGATTAAGTAGTTGACCCCATCAACCACTGTCTGCACCAGCTGGACCTGAGGGGCACACAGTTATACAACGTGAGGTTTGATGAGGCTTCGCCATGTCTAAGGGTTCATGGTCTCTGACCAATAGTGTGAGCGGCAGAAAGGGGACAACCTTGCCCTGTCCCTCATGGCATGCTCGATAAGAATGGAAAACAACTCGAGGCTTGATTCACAGCGTCAGTAATCAATTTGATTTCATTTGGCCAAACGGTCTCTTATCCCTCATTTGTGGAACTCTTCAGCGCTCTCTTTCCGTCTCCGACTGAGAGAGGGCAGAGCAGAGGACTACTGGGATGTCTGTAGGTGTTTTAAACTGTGAACCTAAAGTGATGATGTTCGAGAGAGGGGTCGGCCGGCCAGCATTATTATATGGctccagtgttgccagattgggccagatttccacccaaatctggcaacccagtcgcatccagggttgccagattcggttggaaatctggcccaatctggcaacactatTTGGCCCCAGatcatttgaaaatgttttgcTACATCTTTAGGGTCTGGGCTTTGGCGGCTGGTTGTTAATAAGTGACTGTTGTTCCCCGGGGCCGGTAGGGAGGGCCATGATAAGCCGGAAAGAACTTGCAATGTCGATATTTTTTTGGTCCTGCGAGTAAATGCTAGCATCCGTGTGATAATACGGTAACCTTGTGTGATCGTCTTATATTTGTTATTTAATGTTGCTGGAGGAGTGGATCTGTAACCGATGATAACAACACAATTATTTTGTACCGCCAAACCAGTTGTTTTTCagcctgcgtttgtgtgtgtctgtgtgtgtgtgcatgcatgcacatgctaAAACATAGTAGAACTACACAcgcctgatgtgtgtgtgcgtgcgtgcgtgtgtgtgtgtgtgtgcgcgtgtgtgtgtgtgtgtgtgtgtgtacctcagaCTGCCCCAGTCTGTCCAGGTTGGAGATGTCGAAGGTGCTCCCCACTGCAGCGGTGTCCACTCCTCCTGTCCCACGCTTCTGCAGACGCAGGTTGTCCAGGATTTTGCTAAAGCGAGGATCCTGGGACACATAAAAACAGGCAGTTTGAAATCCACTGTAACACTCAAACAAATACCCTTTAAAACCAATTATCGGAAATCCTTGATAATAATTAGAGATTGTAAAATTGCTGCCCCAAAAAATTTCATACGCTAACTTGAAGTTGATGAAGATCTTGCCCCATCTACATAAAAAAAGGCTGTTCTGGCACAGAGAAAGAACTTGAAAGAGAAGGTAGGTGACTATGTCATTTAAGAAGGACAATCTGCTTTCTCCATCAATGCAATAACCTAGAACTCAATCCCCACAGAATTCCGAGACTCCACCTCTCTTAGCAGTTTTATAGAACCATTAACGTCTGGCTCAAGAAAGCCTCTAGTCAAAAATAAAGTAGAAAATACTACTTTTACTATATTACCTTTTCAATTTCCTTTAAAAGCATTTTATCATATTGTATTGCATATTCATCTTATATGATTGCATCCCTGCCAAATGACCACAGATGTTAACAAGTGTGAAGCAAATTTTGGTGCCATGTGTATTGTTCAAGGACCCTGACAAATACACAATAAGTTAATGATGCAAATTTAGGCGTTGTGCACGtccctgcatgtttgtgtgtgtgtgtgtgcgtgtccctgcatgtttgtgtgtgtgtgtgcgtgtccctgcatatttgtgtgtgtgtgtgtgtgtgtgtgtgtgtgtgtgtgtgtgtgtgtgtgtgtgtgtgtgtgtgtgtgtgtgtgtgtgtgtgtgtgtgtgcatgtatgtgtgtgagtctatgtgtgtgtgtgtgtgtgtgtgcgcgcatgcacgtgtgtgagtctgtgtgtgtgtgtgtgtgtgtgtgtgtgtgtgtgtgtgtgtgtgtgtgtgtgtgtgtgtgtgtgtgtgtgtgtgtgtgtgtgtgtgtgtgtgtgtgtgggaccttGCTGAGCCGTGGTAGGTTGACGTGGACCCCGGCGCGGAGCCCGGTGCCCAGGTTGGAGGGGCAGCTGAGGATGTAGCCCAGCTTCTCGTTCCACATGAACTCCCAGCCCTTCTCCTGGATCATCCTCTCCACCTGGCAGGAGAGCACACAGGAACCACagagaaaggaagaagaagTTGATGTTAATATAAATGGCCCTGTGCGTCTGTGAATCATTTATTCATTTGATTTTGCAAACTATATACCTGTAGCCTGTGTAGAATAGAGGTATGTTTAGTGATTTATTGCTCTTAAATGAAATAACATTTAAGAGAAATACATTGTGCTCAAACAAACTAAACTTTCCACACATACAATAtctcaaactgtgtgtgtgtgtgtgtgtgtgtgtgtgtgtgtgtgtgtgtgtgtgtgtgtgtgtgtgtgtgtgtgtgtgtgtgtgtgtgtgtgtgtgtgtgtgtgtgtgtgtgtgtgtgtgtgtgtgtgtgtgtgtgtgtgtgtgtttttgtctggcATTATAGCATGTGTCCCTTTGATGCAGATACCTGGAGGAcaaacgtacaaacacacacacagacacatactcacacactcacacacacacacacacacacacacacacacacacacacacacacacacacacacacacacacacacacacacacacacacacacacacacagactcacctcTTTGAGGCCCCTGCAGAATCTATCAAACACCCTCTTCATGTTCCCTCCCTTCTCCATGGAGATGACCCTAGTGTGATCCTCCTCATTGATCCACACCAGGAACGTCTTCTCGTTGTTGTGCCTGCAGAAGAGCACCGCATGAAACTGGCTCAGCACTCGGTTTTATTCCATTGCAAAGAGAGTccaaattataatatatatgtgcTGTAAGTAATCAAATACTACAATCGAGACAATTATACAGTCACATTCAGCCGAAACGGACACGAAATTTGATGTTATCAAGCAACATTTGAAGCACCAAAGAAATGTCTAATTGCCCTTGCTGTGTGCCCAGTATTATTGAGGAAGGAGATTATTGATGAAGGATTTGTTATTCAAAGGATTTTGTTTACTCTTCGCTGATGGAATTCTTCAGATCAATATCCGGTCAGAAAATACTATCCAGCTACACTTACATTATATATTACGTTAGAGAATATCAGCTTAACTGTTCTTGACACCAAGAGCCTCAGACTGATAGTCAATAGGTCAACATGACAGATCAAATGGACCTTGTTGGTTCCTACAACAACTGATTGATTAAGATTATATATGCAAAGTTTATCTTTAAAAGCAGACATGTTTCGAGGTGTACACTAACTATGGTTTAGTGTAGCTTCTCCAACATGCTTAGCACTCCAGGGGATTTGCTTTCTCCATTCAGTAAGTGTGAGATAAGTATGCAAAACCAGGGCTGGGGAAACCTTTAGTCAATGTCAGTGATTCAATCGCttatttttctgtttctctTCAGGGTAAGAAAGGAGTGACAAAGGAAACGGGTTTGTGTGCAAAGGAAGAAAGCAACTACTTGATATttgaaagttaaaaacaaaactgGGCGGCTGGATTAGAACGGCCTGAAAAAATAGACGGGCaccgaggggagggagagagacagagaccgggAGAAACATAGTTCCAGAGGGCGAGATATGGATGAAAGACGATACAATGTTCCTGTAAGGCGATATGAACaaagtgagaaagagacagagaaggggaaacagagagagggagcgagagacaaaaggagagacaaaaggagagagagagagagagagagagagagagagagagagagagagagagagagagagagagagagagagagagagaagttgaaTTATTCAAAAGGAGAGTCTGACATTGCCTAAGTGAAGGAAGTCTGGTGGTGATTGATCCGGGCCCCGAGGTACCGTTGGGGTATATGTGTCTGGGAGCCCAACGCTGACAAGGCAGCCTCTGTCTCCTGCCAGCCGCCCTCtctttctatccatctatcgTTTCGATCGCTTGGGACTATTCTGAAAGTTGAAAGTGCTCTTACCAGATCCCACGGGCATCTGGCCAATCGCGCGCCATTCCCGCGCAGGTCAGCAGGGGGGACA
This genomic stretch from Gadus chalcogrammus isolate NIFS_2021 chromosome 9, NIFS_Gcha_1.0, whole genome shotgun sequence harbors:
- the pdia3 gene encoding protein disulfide-isomerase A3; translation: MLRLLVLAFFAGCTQASDVLEFTDDDFESRIGNHDMILVEFFAPWCGHCKRLAPEFEVAATRLKGIVALAKVDCTSSNTVCSKYGVSGYPTLKIFRDGEDAGGYDGPRTADGIVSHLKKQAGPASVALQTQAEFDKLLSGKDACVVGFFADGGSAAQAEFLKAASALRESYRFAHTNSEELLQQQGVEADGVILFRPTVLKNKFEESTVAYSEDAFTSSKIKKFIQDNIFGMCPYMTEDNKDQLKGKDLLVAYYDVDYEKNPKGSNYWRNRVMKVAKSFLDQGKSLNFAVASKNVFSQDIAEMGLDASTGELPVVSIRTGKGDKYVMTQEFTRDGKALERFLQDYFDGNLKRYLKSEPIPENNDGPVKVLVAENFDAIVNDETKDVLIEFYAPWCGHCKSLEPKYKELGEKVANDPHVVIAKMDATANDVPSQYDVRGFPTLFFVPAGEKQNPRKYEGGREVSDFLAYLKKEATNPLVTAEEPKKKKSTEL